In Lolium perenne isolate Kyuss_39 chromosome 5, Kyuss_2.0, whole genome shotgun sequence, the sequence TGGCATAGTCGACGGGGATTAGGTGTGCACATACTTGAATACAAATGCAACTATTGGCAATTCATCAGATGAGCCACTGACATGAATTTTATTCAGTGAAGAGAGTGGTTCAATTTCAGCATCCAGCAGAATCGTGTCTACAATAACAGAAGTTGCATTTTATTATTTGAAGGAACGAAGCACTAATGACCGAACTAGCAAAATGTATGTAATTAGAAGGAACTAAAAAAAAGAAACTCAAGTGATAACTCAATATTGAGAGTTTAAGAAATTGAAAATAGTTTCACAAATATTAAACATTTTAATTCTTTCAATTCTCTACTCTTCTATTCTCCATTCTCGTCTTCAAGAACATATGTAGACTGCGCTGTGATGGCCAAAATAGCAAACCAACTGGGATAACTGATAAGTGATAACATAAAGCTATTATGTCTGGAATTTCAGAAATTTGAAAATATTGGATGGAATGTTCGGATTCAGTCCTAGTTAAGATAGATGAGGTTACCATAATACAATCCAACGGAAACGTCTCTATTTGCCCCTTAACAAAACCAAAATAGAATGCATGACCATAATTGCTACTCAAAAAAGCAAAAAAACATATGAAAGTAGAAGTGACAAATTGATAAATAACCTAAAGGTAGGGCGTGCCTATACACTGCAACATCTATACGCAACAGATGACAGTCACAACATGTTTCAGGCTGCTTGGGAGCTCATATAGGCTGTCATGGCATATTGGCATGCATACCAACAATCCAAGGGGAACACCCAAGGTGAGATGGTCGTGTACTGCACCGTGTTCCAGTAATCTAATGTTAAGTAGGTGAGATGGTCGTGTACTGCACCGTGTTCCAATAATCTATCCTAAAATCTTGTTGGCGTGCGGCCGCCCAAACGACGCGCCGAGCGGGCGGTGTCGTGGCCACCTGATCCTTTTCAGGTGTCGTATTGTCCGGTGGGTGTAACCGTTGCTCtcgtcatgggtcccacatgtcggtgACTGGGTTGGTGGTTTCGTCGTGAGAAAAATAACTACACCGCTGTTTCGAATTTGGGGGATCGTGCCCACTTCTCCACTCCGCATCCCGCAGTTCCCCTATCTCCTCTCTCGGCAGCGGCGGACCTCGCCGGCGATTTGCGCGGCGATTTGGTGGTTGCCGGAGGCTGTAGGGGTCGGCGGGGTGGCGCTCCGCAACGGGGGCGACTGGATCGGAGACGCCGACCTCGGGAGCTACTGCCGCGGCGAGGAGGCGGGTCGCGCTCCGCAACGGGGGCGACTGGATCTCAGCGGCGAGTCAATCAGCGCCGAGGACGTgttccgccgccgcgccgccgtgcATTTCCGTGTCGCGGTAATCACCTCCTTCTCCCCTGCAGCACTCTAACCGCATTTTCGGTAGTAGTTGGTGTCTACCCGCGGCGAGGTGGCGCGGAACTCTAGATTGAGGTCGACCGCGCCGAGGTGAGGTCGACCGCTGCGAGGTGGCGCGGAGAGGGTGGGGGTGCTCGCCTCCCCGTTGATTTTTGCGATGACGGTGGGCGTGATGGCGATGACGGGCCTGGGCGGGCCGTTCCCGCGGGGGCTGCTGCTGCGCTGCGCGGTCTGGACGGCGGCGAGGATGTGGTGGGCCTTGAGAAGCTCGCTGGGGTCGGGGTGGGGCCACTTGCGGACGCCGATGGTGTGGTGGCCGACGAAGACGGGGCCGTGGTGGACCTGGTGGTGCGCGAAGGCTTTTGGTCTAGGCgactgtggtggtggtggtgacggtggtggatgtggtggtggtgatggtggcggtggcgttgGAGCTGGCGAGCGTGAGCGGCGGGGTGACGAGCGAGACGAGGTGTGCGGCGGGGTTGAGTGGCGGGgtggggaggaagaggaggaagacgacgaggcGGGAGAAGCGGAAGCCCACGGTCATGGATGTGGCGCAGAAGAGCGTGTGCAGGATGAGCCAGGTGGTGGGCAGCGACGGCTTGGCCAGCTCCGGCGCGGAGTCCGGCGAGGCCACCGACAGCGGGAGCTTCATGTCGCCGGGCGACGAGATTTCCTCGTGGCTGCTTCGGCTGGCGCGTGTGAACTCTGAACCGCTCAGCTTTGCGAAGTGATTGCAGGTTGGGTTTGGGTCAGGCGAGAGGGGGTCGAGGGAGTTTTGAGGTTTTTTTCTGGATAAGTTGATGTTGTAGTTGCTTTTTTGTACTCCTGTTATTGCTAATCCAGGTGTGTTTGTTGCCTGTAGTGGTAGGAAACTTGCTTATGCACTGGTAGAAAACATGCTTATGCAGTTATGCAGTTTTGCAGTGGTAGAAAATTTGCTTATGTAATTATAAAAATCAATACAACTCTGGGTTGAAGACCACCATCTAGGTTGTTTATGCATATTGAAAACATGAGGCTATGTCTTCCTAGGTTCAAGTCTAAAACCAATCACACCTTATGAATTTTATTAGTTTTGATTCAGTTGTGTATTGAAAATAAAGGCTAGAACCTATACTTGAGTTTTCTTATAGACTGAATGAAGAGTTGTATTGATTTTtataattttgtatttttgtttgtTGCTCAACTAGAATTTTTTTTTGTTGCCTTGTACTGCTATGTTTTTTTTGTTGCCTGTAGTGATATGTTTGTTGCTCTAGTGCTATGTTTTGTTGCCTCTTGTGCTATTAAAGTTGATATGCAGAATGAATCTTTTTTGTTTTGCATAGTTTGCTTTTATTTGGGTTGTTATTGCTCAACTTTGCTATGTTTGTTGTCTGTAGTGCTAGTAAAGTTGCTATGTAGATTCAGTTCTTCCTCCTGTAATTTTCATGTTGATAAGGTTACCTACTTATCATTTGTTTTTTTAGCAAATAGGTGTGCTAAAATGGTAGGAACTGATCCGTCTGAAGTAGCTGGGTCTTCTTCAGGTCACCAGCAAGTTCAGGTTAGTTTTCCTTTTAATCTCTTGTTTTTTTGCTTTTCTGCATTTGTATTCACTTAAATGGTTGGGTCCCTTTTTCTCCTACAAACTTTTATATGTGTTTATATGTGTGTTGACTCCCCAATGCAGCCTACCAGTCATATTGCAATGAAACAGAAGGCTGCAGCCTGTCGAGGGCATCCTccaaaaaggaagaagaacaaggaggTACCACAAAAGACTGGGGATGCTGGAGTTCAGAAGAAGACAGCATCGAAACAGAAAGAAAAGGAAGTTAAGAAAAAAAAGGATAGCGCAGATGTAAGTTTACTGTACTCACGATGCATCATTTCTTACACAGAGCATTTTTGTATAATTGTCTGTTCTGGGTAGGTTCTTTTTGTAACATGCAGTAAATTTAAGAGTTGATTGGACTTTTAGGAgtaacttttttttcttttttctattttttgtgcAACTTGGCTATGCAGGAAATAAGAAACAGGGCATCACCATCCCGTTTCTTTGCTCTAAATGGTGATCTTAATGCTGATCAAAGGATTGCCATACTAAAGATGGACTTAGGTGGTCTTCTCAACATCGGTGCATGCACTATGCCTATTGATCTCAGCCAATGGGTTATGAAGTGTTACAATCATAAGAATTCAGAGTTAGTGATACCCAACAGGGGGAAGATACCAGTTGACGCTGAAAGTGTTTCAAGAGTTTGGGGGCTACCAAATTCTGGGCTGAAAGTTTGTTACGAGATGAAGACGGACATCATCAAAGCAATCAATGAGGACTACGGTTTTCCTGGAACGAATGCTCCTGAAAAGACTGCATGGTGTAAGATGATAAGAGATATGAAAGGTGCTGCTGACGACCGATTTCTCCGAGCTTGGGCTATTGTTGCTTTTGATTGCTTCCTTGCGCCTACTACCGGCCTTAAAGTTAGCCCACGCTGCTACCCTGCTGTATATGATACCAAGCTTCTTCCTCAGACAAATATATGCCAGTTTGTTGCTGATCAGATTAGGGTTGCTTTCAGCGCCTTGGGAAATAAGAAGTCTGTCTGTTGCTGCGTATTTCATTTGGTGGTAAGTGTATTATTTCCTATGATGAACACAATACAGAGAATAGCATATATGAGGGAAATTATTGTTTACATTCAAACATTTTTAGTTGCTAGTTTTTGAGATATGACCAGCCTGTGTGTTAATTCATGGTTCCACTGTATTTAATCTATGCAGTTGCTTTTTGGTACATAGTTTTTGCACATGTACTGCTGTTAGTTGCCTTGTTCAAGTCATAAATTGCCTCCCAACTATGTATTGCATAATCCACCAAGAGCTCTTTTTCTGGTTTTTTATCAATGAATTTGTTGCCTTCAATCCATATTTAGTTGCTTAGAAATACAGTTTTTTAAGTTGCCTCACATGAAGTTTtttgctttttctttttttatgATGTTTTTGTGAGCCAACAAGATTTTTCGACAGATTTCATATATGTTTTTGTTGCCTATATTAGTTGTGAAGTTGCATGAATAGGAGCTGTAGTTGCCTATATTGGTTACAAAGTTGCTATTCACTTCAGATATCGATTATGAATTTTGCATGAAAATAGCTACTGTATTTGCCTTGAATTTTGCAGTCACTTTATAACCTCATGAAAATAGCTACTGTTTCTTGTTTCTCCAATGCTTCCTTTGCCCCCTCACACATCCCTTTTTTTTGATGAGCAGATGCTGTACCTTGATTCACTAGAAGTTGATGAGGTTATAAGTGACTGCAATCCTCGTGTTGATGCCTGGGACAGCTCATTAATCAGCAAGGTGAAGAAGAAGGATAGGATTAGCCCTGGAGTTTTCGGCAAATTACAAGTATGCAATAGACCATAAACTTCTTTTTAATTTTGCTAAGATAACTTTTTCATTTCTTAGAAAGTTCACAGTCTTCTTTTTTATTGCCCTTACACTgatacattttttccaattttctTTTATGAATTTAAAAACCAGCTGAAGGAGAAATACAGGGACACTCAACAGGGTGGTCTTTTTGGAGGATTGCTAAAGGCTGAACAGTTTACTGCGTCTAATCTGCCACGAGACTACGACCAAAGTGTGAGCACCTAAAACAATACTTATTTCTTAGTTATAGCATAGTTTTTATATCATTCTTTTTCCACAGCTTATAATTGTTAAGAATTTTGTTTCCTGATTTCAATTGTTACAGAAGAAAAGGAAAATTTCTGCGTTGCTTTATGGTCTGTGCTCTGAATTTGAAGAGTCGATGGCAAAGTTTG encodes:
- the LOC139831699 gene encoding probable glucuronosyltransferase Os04g0650300, which produces MKLPLSVASPDSAPELAKPSLPTTWLILHTLFCATSMTVGFRFSRLVVFLLFLPTPPLNPAAHLVSLVTPPLTLVHHGPVFVGHHTIGVRKWPHPDPSELLKAHHILAAVQTAQRSSSPRGNGPPRPVIAITPTVIAKINGEASTPTLSAPPRSGRPHLGAVDLNLEFRATSPRVDTNYYRKCG